One segment of Agromyces albus DNA contains the following:
- a CDS encoding DUF5605 domain-containing protein produces the protein MFDRSSTFGDALDDAGARAVLETFLPGVAASPMAGQFRDARLGQLVAISPALREDTAEQERFWASLADVGGGDSAQREYAPAIEPDPAYEGDEVPSASAAVTVPTDAVPRWGVVELRFDGPSHGNPFVDVELGAIVTNGERSFEIGGFYDGEGVYLIRFLAEAEGEWRFETASTARSLDGISGAVHVGPAASGTHGPVRADGLHFAHADGSRYRPVGTTAYAWTHQPEEVQQRTLSALADAPFNKLRMCLFPKSYLYNANEPERFPFPGSLADGFDLERFDVEFFRALERRIAELAALGIEADLILFHAYDRWGFADLGPAVDERLMRYVVRRLAASANVWWALANEYDLLWAKTTDDWERIAAIIEAEDPHDHLRSIHNCHAFYDQSRPWITHVSAQRVDVYRTAENTNEWRDTWGKPVVIDEIGYEGDIDQGWGNLTGEELVRRAWEGAVRGGYVGHGETYLNEREELWWSKGGELIGASPSRLGFLDGIVGEAPGGVLDPLPSDWDVPWGGVAGDYLIAYFGFNRPSFRNLVLPEGDFELDVIDTWNMTVERMPGVHRGAVRVELPARQFMAVRARRVRSD, from the coding sequence ATGTTCGACCGTTCCTCCACCTTCGGCGACGCACTCGACGACGCGGGCGCCCGTGCCGTGCTCGAGACGTTCCTGCCCGGCGTGGCCGCCTCGCCCATGGCGGGCCAGTTCCGCGACGCCCGCCTCGGCCAGCTCGTCGCGATCTCGCCCGCGCTTCGTGAGGACACCGCGGAGCAGGAGCGGTTCTGGGCGTCGCTCGCCGACGTGGGCGGGGGCGACTCCGCGCAGCGGGAGTACGCGCCCGCGATCGAGCCCGACCCCGCCTACGAGGGCGACGAGGTGCCGAGCGCATCCGCGGCCGTCACCGTGCCGACGGACGCGGTGCCGCGCTGGGGCGTCGTCGAGCTGCGCTTCGACGGGCCGTCGCACGGCAACCCGTTCGTCGACGTCGAGCTCGGCGCGATCGTGACGAACGGCGAGCGCTCGTTCGAGATCGGCGGGTTCTATGACGGCGAAGGCGTGTACCTGATCCGGTTCCTCGCCGAGGCCGAGGGGGAGTGGCGGTTCGAGACCGCCTCGACGGCCAGGTCACTCGACGGCATCTCGGGCGCCGTGCACGTGGGGCCTGCGGCATCCGGAACCCACGGCCCCGTGCGGGCCGACGGCTTGCACTTCGCCCACGCCGACGGCTCGCGGTACCGGCCGGTCGGCACGACCGCGTACGCGTGGACGCACCAGCCTGAGGAGGTGCAGCAGCGCACGCTCTCGGCGCTCGCGGACGCGCCGTTCAACAAGCTGCGCATGTGCCTCTTCCCGAAGTCGTACCTCTACAACGCGAACGAGCCCGAGCGGTTTCCATTTCCGGGGTCGCTCGCCGACGGCTTCGACCTCGAGCGGTTCGACGTCGAGTTCTTCCGGGCGCTCGAACGGCGAATCGCCGAGCTCGCGGCGCTCGGCATCGAGGCCGACCTCATCCTCTTCCACGCGTATGACCGATGGGGGTTCGCCGACCTCGGGCCCGCCGTCGACGAGCGACTCATGCGGTACGTCGTGCGCCGGCTCGCGGCATCCGCCAACGTGTGGTGGGCCCTCGCCAACGAGTATGACCTCCTGTGGGCGAAGACCACCGACGACTGGGAGCGGATCGCCGCGATCATCGAGGCCGAAGACCCGCACGACCACCTCCGCTCGATCCACAACTGCCACGCGTTCTACGACCAGTCGCGGCCGTGGATCACCCACGTGAGCGCCCAGCGCGTCGACGTCTACCGCACCGCCGAGAACACGAACGAGTGGCGCGACACGTGGGGCAAGCCCGTCGTCATCGACGAGATCGGCTACGAGGGCGACATCGACCAGGGCTGGGGCAACCTCACCGGCGAGGAGCTCGTGCGACGGGCGTGGGAGGGCGCCGTGCGCGGCGGGTACGTCGGCCACGGCGAGACCTACCTCAACGAACGCGAGGAGCTCTGGTGGTCGAAGGGCGGCGAGCTCATTGGGGCGAGCCCGTCGCGACTGGGCTTCCTCGACGGCATCGTCGGCGAGGCGCCCGGGGGCGTGCTCGATCCGCTGCCCTCCGATTGGGACGTGCCGTGGGGCGGCGTCGCGGGCGACTACCTCATCGCGTATTTCGGGTTCAACCGGCCGAGCTTCCGCAACCTCGTGCTGCCCGAGGGCGACTTCGAGCTCGACGTGATCGACACCTGGAACATGACGGTCGAGCGGATGCCGGGAGTGCACCGCGGTGCCGTACGTGTCGAGCTGCCCGCCCGGCAGTTCATGGCGGTGCGGGCGCGGCGGGTGCGCTCGGACTGA
- a CDS encoding VOC family protein, translating into MTLLLRPSIRSVTLDVPDPTAAGAFYAAAFGLDDQVRLRTADAPPTGFGGFMLSLAVSQPSTVEGLIESAVEAGAATLKPPAKSASGYGGVVQAPDGTVWKIATAATNGNGRATRQIDQIVLLLGAEDVAASKEFYLNRGFGAAKSFGSTYVEFATASSPVKLALSRRYALAEDAGVALDGTGSRRLSIGGNAGAFTDPDGFAWEPASV; encoded by the coding sequence ATGACACTCCTCCTCAGGCCCTCGATCCGTTCCGTCACCCTCGATGTGCCCGACCCCACCGCCGCCGGCGCCTTCTACGCCGCCGCCTTCGGGCTCGACGATCAGGTGCGATTGCGAACCGCGGATGCCCCGCCCACGGGCTTCGGCGGATTCATGCTGTCACTCGCGGTGTCGCAGCCCTCCACCGTCGAGGGCCTGATCGAGTCGGCCGTCGAGGCAGGCGCCGCGACACTGAAGCCGCCCGCGAAGTCGGCGTCCGGTTACGGCGGCGTCGTGCAGGCCCCCGACGGAACGGTCTGGAAGATCGCGACCGCGGCGACGAACGGCAACGGTCGGGCTACCAGGCAGATCGACCAGATCGTGCTGCTGCTCGGGGCCGAAGACGTGGCCGCGAGCAAGGAGTTCTACCTGAACCGCGGTTTTGGCGCGGCCAAGAGCTTCGGCAGCACCTACGTCGAGTTCGCCACTGCGTCGAGTCCCGTCAAGCTCGCACTCTCCCGGCGCTACGCCCTCGCCGAGGACGCCGGCGTCGCACTCGACGGCACCGGATCGCGCCGACTCTCGATCGGCGGCAACGCCGGCGCGTTCACCGACCCCGACGGGTTCGCGTGGGAGCCCGCATCCGTCTGA
- a CDS encoding transglutaminase-like domain-containing protein produces MTDTLLDPYRAQSVCSDPGRMSEWIGEVPRDLGELRRLVSGLVFHYRANGDVAGHGFTPDRLGEIDLRYAEEQFARLAELKPGPLGVAREPTERILGCCRDFTLLFVSLARRIGVPARSRVGFGGYFVDGWWLDHVVAEVWDADASRWRLVEAQMHEGFLDASTGAPLDLLDVPRDRFLTGADAWIAARAGRLDPEQVAVMPELEVPELRSWPYLTHNLVLDLTALDGHETLLWATWGIDDEIGADGPDAALAADLDRIAARIADPAVTPPELHELAADSRFRVPEVVTRVWPLDGSSRRVTLRTR; encoded by the coding sequence ATGACCGACACGCTCCTCGATCCGTACCGCGCACAGAGTGTCTGCAGCGATCCGGGTCGCATGTCCGAATGGATCGGCGAGGTGCCGCGCGATCTGGGCGAGCTGCGACGGCTCGTCTCGGGCCTCGTCTTCCACTACCGCGCGAACGGCGACGTCGCCGGCCACGGGTTCACCCCTGATCGGCTCGGCGAGATCGACCTGCGATACGCCGAGGAGCAGTTCGCCCGCCTCGCCGAGCTGAAGCCCGGGCCCCTCGGTGTGGCTCGCGAGCCCACCGAGCGCATCCTCGGCTGCTGCCGGGACTTCACCCTGCTCTTCGTCTCGCTCGCGCGTCGCATCGGCGTTCCGGCGCGTTCCCGCGTGGGCTTCGGCGGGTACTTCGTCGATGGCTGGTGGCTCGACCACGTCGTCGCCGAGGTGTGGGACGCGGATGCCTCGCGCTGGCGCCTCGTCGAGGCCCAGATGCACGAGGGCTTCCTCGACGCCTCGACCGGAGCGCCGCTCGACCTCCTCGACGTGCCACGCGACCGCTTCCTCACGGGAGCCGACGCGTGGATCGCCGCTCGCGCCGGCCGTCTCGACCCCGAGCAGGTCGCGGTGATGCCCGAACTCGAGGTGCCCGAGCTGCGATCGTGGCCGTACCTCACGCACAATCTCGTGCTCGACCTCACGGCGCTCGACGGCCACGAGACCCTCCTCTGGGCGACGTGGGGCATCGACGACGAGATCGGCGCAGACGGGCCGGATGCCGCGCTCGCCGCGGATCTCGACCGCATCGCGGCGCGTATCGCCGACCCTGCCGTCACCCCGCCAGAGCTGCACGAGCTCGCCGCCGACTCCCGCTTCCGCGTGCCCGAGGTCGTGACTCGCGTGTGGCCGCTCGACGGATCGTCGCGGCGGGTCACGCTGCGCACGCGCTGA
- a CDS encoding helix-turn-helix transcriptional regulator: protein MASSAALDHGLSAFAEHRWTDAFNALTEADGEGELGGANLERLSTAALLLGREDLGVDYATRAHEAFLDAGDAAGAARSAAWIGMYLLGQGDLARSGGWLARANRIAESGHGAESVAGLLRIPAGLGALYAGDAETAARAFDEAFAIGDRLRDRDAMALAHLGLGQARIMLGQTDDGLSLLDEVMVAITAGEVSPITSGIVYCSVIGSCHLAFDVRRALEWTIALDRWCGARPDMVMFSGQCQAHRAELYRLHGAWADALESARVAADRVRHGDWTGAWGAWYQQAEVHRLRGEIDAAEKAYLRAAESGYPPQPGLALLRLAQGNARLARSMIRQAAEEADPATRRQWLPAAAEIELAAGDVEAARRAADEMTEGMPRDAKPLLRAVTALCDGAVRLAEGNPRGALSSLRTAWACWQELEAPYEAARCRVLTARAWRALGDEASTSMELDAARAAFLELGAAPDVAAVDALSRRGPSAAVGPLTPREVEIVRLVAAGKSNRAVAGELYLSEKTVERHLSNIFSKLGITSRTAATAYAYEHALV, encoded by the coding sequence ATGGCCTCGTCCGCCGCTCTCGATCATGGTCTCTCGGCGTTCGCCGAGCACCGGTGGACCGACGCGTTCAACGCATTGACCGAGGCCGACGGCGAGGGCGAACTCGGGGGAGCCAACCTCGAACGCCTCTCCACCGCGGCGCTCCTCCTCGGCCGAGAGGACCTCGGCGTGGACTACGCGACGAGGGCGCACGAGGCGTTCCTCGATGCCGGCGACGCGGCGGGCGCGGCCCGTTCCGCCGCGTGGATCGGCATGTACCTCCTGGGCCAGGGCGACCTGGCGCGAAGCGGCGGCTGGCTCGCGCGAGCCAACCGCATAGCGGAGAGCGGCCACGGCGCCGAGTCGGTGGCTGGTCTCCTGCGGATCCCAGCCGGCCTCGGGGCGCTGTACGCCGGTGATGCCGAAACCGCCGCCCGCGCGTTCGACGAGGCGTTCGCGATCGGCGATCGGCTCCGCGATCGAGATGCCATGGCGCTGGCCCACCTCGGCCTGGGCCAGGCCAGGATCATGCTCGGCCAGACCGACGACGGCCTCTCGCTCCTCGATGAGGTGATGGTCGCCATCACCGCCGGCGAGGTGTCTCCAATCACCTCCGGCATCGTGTACTGCTCGGTCATCGGCAGCTGCCACCTTGCATTCGACGTGCGGCGGGCCCTGGAATGGACGATCGCGCTCGACCGCTGGTGCGGGGCGAGACCCGACATGGTGATGTTCAGCGGCCAGTGCCAGGCGCATCGTGCCGAGCTGTACCGGCTTCACGGCGCATGGGCCGATGCGCTCGAGTCGGCCCGGGTGGCCGCCGATCGTGTTCGGCACGGGGACTGGACCGGTGCATGGGGGGCCTGGTACCAGCAGGCTGAGGTACACCGGTTGCGGGGCGAGATCGACGCGGCCGAGAAGGCGTACCTTCGCGCCGCCGAATCAGGCTACCCGCCGCAGCCCGGATTGGCGCTCCTCCGACTCGCGCAGGGCAACGCGCGACTCGCGCGCTCCATGATCCGTCAGGCCGCCGAGGAGGCCGATCCGGCAACCCGCCGCCAGTGGCTCCCCGCCGCCGCCGAGATCGAACTCGCCGCGGGCGACGTCGAGGCGGCGCGACGGGCCGCAGACGAGATGACCGAGGGGATGCCTCGCGACGCGAAGCCGCTCCTGCGGGCCGTCACCGCCCTCTGCGACGGCGCAGTTCGACTCGCGGAGGGCAATCCGCGGGGAGCGCTGAGCTCGCTGCGCACCGCGTGGGCATGCTGGCAGGAACTCGAGGCGCCGTACGAGGCGGCCCGGTGCCGCGTGCTCACGGCGCGTGCCTGGCGAGCGCTCGGCGATGAGGCATCCACTTCGATGGAATTGGATGCCGCGAGGGCGGCGTTCCTCGAACTCGGGGCCGCGCCCGACGTGGCGGCGGTCGACGCGCTGTCGCGACGCGGGCCATCGGCCGCAGTCGGACCGCTCACGCCACGCGAGGTCGAGATCGTGCGGCTCGTCGCGGCAGGGAAGAGCAACCGGGCCGTCGCCGGCGAGCTCTACCTCAGTGAGAAGACCGTGGAGCGGCACCTCAGCAACATCTTCTCGAAGCTCGGGATCACGTCGCGGACGGCGGCGACGGCGTACGCCTACGAGCACGCCCTCGTGTAG
- a CDS encoding helix-turn-helix transcriptional regulator, with translation MTSSAALERGLDAFAEQRWTDAVDALTEADARDGLDADDLERLATAMLLIGRETGLDTATRAHEAFLEAGDEAGAARAAVWIGMYLMQMGELARSAGWLARAERVVRSNSGAESAGGLLLVPQALTALYCGDAPSAFRAFEQALTIGERFHDRDTIALARLGIGELKIRLGEVDAGFALFDEVMVAVTAGELSPVPSGIAYCSVIGVCQLAYDFSRAREWTVALDHWCSDRPDMVMFSGECQMRRAELYRLHGAWPDAVAAARAGLVRARRGDRIAIHGAWYEQGEVRRLRGETDAAEESYHRAAETGIAPEPGLALLRLAQGKAKLAQSLVRDAAAEADPATRRRMLPALIEIELAMRDVAAARRAVDELTAMTPIAWMPMLQAVTDGCEGAVLLEEGDARSALVRLRSSWTLWQELEAPYEAARCRVLVARACLALGDEDSAAMELDAARAVFADLGAAPDLARLDTIARSATNAAFGPLTAREVEVVRLVAAGMTNRAIARELYLSEKTVAHHLSNVFGKLGLASRAAATAYAYEHALV, from the coding sequence ATGACTTCCTCTGCCGCTCTCGAACGTGGACTCGATGCCTTCGCCGAGCAGCGGTGGACCGATGCTGTCGACGCGTTGACGGAGGCCGACGCTCGGGACGGTCTCGATGCCGACGACCTCGAACGGCTCGCGACCGCGATGCTCCTGATCGGGCGCGAGACCGGCCTCGACACGGCGACCCGGGCGCATGAAGCGTTCCTCGAGGCCGGCGATGAGGCGGGCGCAGCGCGAGCCGCCGTGTGGATCGGCATGTACCTGATGCAAATGGGTGAGCTCGCCAGGAGTGCGGGCTGGCTGGCACGCGCGGAGCGCGTCGTCAGATCGAACAGCGGTGCCGAGTCCGCGGGAGGGCTGTTGCTCGTCCCGCAGGCACTCACCGCGTTGTATTGCGGCGATGCCCCGAGCGCGTTCCGTGCGTTCGAGCAGGCGCTCACGATCGGCGAGCGCTTCCATGACCGCGACACGATCGCATTGGCCCGGCTCGGGATCGGAGAGCTCAAGATCAGGCTCGGCGAGGTCGACGCCGGGTTCGCCCTGTTCGATGAGGTGATGGTCGCCGTCACCGCCGGGGAGCTCTCGCCGGTGCCCTCGGGCATCGCGTACTGTTCGGTCATCGGGGTCTGTCAACTCGCATACGACTTCAGCCGGGCCAGGGAATGGACCGTCGCGCTCGACCACTGGTGCAGCGACCGACCCGACATGGTGATGTTCAGCGGCGAATGCCAGATGCGCCGCGCCGAGCTCTATCGCCTGCACGGCGCCTGGCCCGACGCGGTCGCGGCCGCGCGCGCCGGCCTGGTGCGCGCTCGCCGCGGAGACCGGATCGCAATCCATGGGGCATGGTACGAGCAGGGAGAGGTGCGGCGACTCCGCGGGGAGACCGATGCGGCGGAGGAGTCCTACCACCGCGCCGCCGAGACCGGAATCGCACCCGAGCCGGGTCTCGCGCTGCTTCGACTGGCGCAGGGCAAGGCCAAGCTCGCGCAATCGCTCGTCCGTGACGCGGCCGCTGAAGCCGACCCCGCCACCCGGCGACGGATGCTGCCCGCGCTGATCGAGATCGAGCTCGCCATGCGAGATGTCGCCGCGGCTCGTCGGGCCGTCGACGAGCTGACGGCCATGACGCCGATCGCCTGGATGCCGATGCTGCAGGCGGTGACCGACGGATGCGAGGGCGCGGTGCTGCTCGAGGAGGGCGATGCCCGGAGCGCACTCGTGCGACTGCGCAGCTCGTGGACGCTCTGGCAGGAGCTGGAAGCGCCCTACGAGGCGGCGCGATGTCGTGTCCTCGTGGCTCGTGCCTGCCTGGCACTCGGCGACGAGGACTCCGCGGCGATGGAACTCGACGCCGCGCGGGCGGTGTTCGCGGATCTCGGTGCGGCGCCGGACCTGGCACGGCTGGACACGATCGCGCGTTCGGCCACAAACGCCGCGTTCGGTCCGCTGACCGCACGTGAGGTCGAGGTGGTGCGTCTGGTCGCTGCAGGCATGACGAACCGGGCCATCGCGCGCGAGCTCTACCTCAGTGAGAAGACGGTGGCGCACCACCTCAGCAATGTGTTCGGCAAGCTCGGGCTCGCATCCCGGGCGGCGGCGACGGCCTACGCGTATGAGCACGCGCTGGTCTAG
- a CDS encoding flavin-containing monooxygenase has product MMLDSTETVDTVVIGGGQAGLALGRELARQGREFVILDAGRRVGDAWRLRWDSLQLFTPAKFDGLPGMPFPGDPLAFPGKDDVASYLEDYASRFDLPVRTGVRVDRVRREGEGFVASAGERRWESRNVVVATGGCQVPKVPDFADQLADHIVQLHSNDYRNPSQLPAGPVLVVGMGNSGAEIARDVTANHPTSIAGTPSGELPVRPTRGTARFVLPVIRFAGTHVLTRGNPVGRAAASAFRGAPLIRTKVADLVDAGVQRVPRVTGVRAGQPVLADGTTPEVSSVIWCTGYRDDFGWIDLPAFDEYGEPRHNRGVVESVPGLYFLGLEFLYAFTSATIPGVGRDARYLARRMRPASPATTRANVGRAARGGRLAHLEPAAGGSS; this is encoded by the coding sequence ATGATGCTCGACAGCACGGAGACCGTCGACACCGTCGTCATCGGCGGCGGACAGGCGGGACTCGCACTGGGCCGCGAACTGGCGCGACAAGGTCGCGAATTCGTCATCCTCGACGCTGGGCGTCGGGTAGGCGACGCCTGGCGGCTGCGCTGGGACTCGCTTCAGCTCTTCACGCCCGCCAAATTCGATGGACTGCCGGGGATGCCGTTCCCCGGCGACCCGCTCGCGTTTCCCGGTAAGGACGATGTCGCGTCCTACCTCGAGGACTACGCGTCGCGGTTCGATCTCCCGGTGCGCACCGGGGTGCGCGTGGACCGGGTGCGACGCGAGGGCGAGGGCTTCGTGGCATCCGCCGGCGAACGCCGCTGGGAATCGCGGAACGTCGTCGTCGCCACGGGCGGATGCCAGGTGCCGAAGGTGCCGGATTTCGCCGATCAGCTCGCCGACCACATCGTGCAGCTGCACTCGAACGACTATCGGAACCCGTCGCAGCTGCCGGCGGGCCCGGTGCTCGTCGTCGGCATGGGCAACTCCGGTGCCGAGATCGCGCGGGATGTCACTGCCAACCACCCCACGTCGATCGCGGGAACGCCGAGCGGTGAGCTGCCTGTGCGACCGACCCGTGGGACTGCGCGTTTCGTCCTCCCGGTGATCCGGTTCGCGGGCACCCACGTGCTGACCCGGGGAAATCCGGTCGGTCGTGCCGCCGCTTCGGCCTTCCGTGGCGCCCCGCTCATCCGCACGAAGGTCGCGGACCTCGTGGATGCCGGTGTCCAACGCGTTCCGCGAGTCACCGGAGTGCGTGCCGGCCAGCCGGTCCTCGCCGACGGCACCACCCCTGAGGTATCGAGCGTGATCTGGTGCACGGGATACCGCGACGACTTCGGCTGGATCGACCTGCCGGCGTTCGACGAATACGGCGAACCCCGCCACAACCGCGGCGTGGTCGAGTCCGTTCCGGGGCTGTACTTCCTCGGTCTCGAGTTCCTCTACGCGTTCACCTCGGCGACCATCCCCGGCGTCGGGCGCGACGCCCGATACCTCGCCCGCCGGATGCGTCCGGCTTCGCCGGCCACGACCCGTGCGAACGTCGGGCGGGCGGCCCGCGGAGGCCGCTTGGCGCACCTGGAACCCGCGGCCGGAGGGAGTTCGTGA
- a CDS encoding methyltransferase family protein, which yields MDLVGVYRNLPLPPGQVVGIIVGVTLDRMFPARLPGPRAVHRVVGALLLVSGGALNVWALSERRRRTTGTFELEQPQSLVTTGPYARSRHPMYVGWWFIHLGVGLLRGSAWVAATVPTAVLVEHRGIVDEERMLEREFGDEFARYRERVPRYVAGWRRSAAAAAGTALAARPTS from the coding sequence ATGGATCTCGTCGGCGTGTACCGCAACCTGCCCCTGCCACCGGGCCAGGTCGTCGGCATCATCGTCGGAGTGACGCTGGATCGGATGTTCCCGGCGCGGCTCCCCGGCCCGCGTGCAGTTCACCGGGTAGTCGGTGCTCTCCTGCTCGTGTCGGGCGGTGCGCTCAACGTGTGGGCGCTGTCGGAGCGACGCCGTCGCACGACCGGAACGTTCGAGCTCGAGCAGCCGCAGTCGCTCGTGACGACCGGCCCGTACGCTCGGAGCCGCCATCCGATGTACGTCGGATGGTGGTTCATCCACCTCGGGGTCGGCTTGCTACGCGGCTCCGCCTGGGTGGCCGCGACCGTGCCCACCGCCGTGCTCGTCGAGCACCGCGGCATCGTCGACGAGGAACGAATGCTCGAACGTGAGTTCGGCGACGAGTTCGCACGCTACCGCGAGCGTGTTCCCCGGTACGTGGCGGGGTGGCGACGTTCCGCGGCGGCGGCGGCGGGGACAGCGCTGGCGGCGCGGCCTACTTCGTGA